Genomic window (Chromatiales bacterium):
ATCGGCAGGAGCTGCGCAACCACCTGGAGCGCCTGCGCTATGCCCGGTACGCCGAACCGCAGGACGAGTTTCCGCGCCTGCGCACGGCACTGCTCGCGGCACTCGATTCCGCGCACTGACCGGACCCGGCCGCGCGCAATAGTCCCGGTCAAACGCCACCATCGGCGCATTCAACTGGATGCAATCGGGGCGCCGGGTTACCATCAAAGTTCCTGAATCCCCCTTGTTGCCGCAACACCATGGCCGCCGTGCGTTACCAGACCGACGATGTCCGCATCGTCTCGCTGAAGGAAGTCGTCCCGCCCGAAACGCTGCATGCCGAATTTCCGGTCAGCGACGAGGCGGCGACCCTGATTCACGACACACGCGAGCGCATCCACCGCATCCTGCACGGCGAGGACGACCGCATGCTCGTGATCGTCGGGCCGTGCTCGATCCACGATCCGGTCGCGGCGATCGATTACGCGAAACGCCTCAAGCGCGTGCGCGACCGGCTGGCCGGCGATCTGGAGATCGTCATGCGCGTGTATTTCGAAAAGCCGCGCACGACGGTCGGCTGGAAGGGGCTGATCAACGACCCGGACCTCGACGAAAGCTTTCATATCAATCTGGGGCTGCAGCTCGCGCGCAAGCTGCTGAGCGACCTGAACCGCATGGGCATGCCGGCGGCCACGGAGTTCCTCGACCTGATCACGCCGCAGTATGTCGCGGACCTGATCAGCTGGGGTGCGATCGGTGCACGCACGACCGAATCGCAGGTTCATCGCGAACTCGCCTCGGGCCTGTCCTGCCCGGTCGGGTTCAAGAACGGCACCGACGGCGGTCTGCGCGTGGCGATCGACGCCATCGGCGCGGCCTCGCGTCCGCATGTGTTTCTGTCGCTGACCAAGCAGGGGCATTCGGCGATCTTCTCGACGACCGGCAACACCGACTGCCACATCATCCTGCGCGGTGGCGCACGCGGGCCGAACCACGACGCGGCCTCCGTCAACGACGCCGCCACACAGCTCGAAGCCGCCGGGCTGGACCCGATCCTGATGATCGACTTCAGTCACGCGAATTCGCAGAAGGACCCGAAACGCCAGGTCGATGTGGGCGCGGATGTCGCCGCGCAGGTCGCCAGCGGTGACGGCCGCATCATTGGCGCGATGATCGAAAGCCATCTGGTTGGCGGACGGCAGGATGTCGTGCCGGGCCAGGACCTCTGCTACGGCCAGAGCATCACGGACGCCTGCCTCGCCTGGGATGCGACCGAACCGCTGCTCGAATCACTGGCCGCGGCCGTACGCGCCCGCCGCGGCAGCGCGCAGCGCGCCGCCGGCTGAAACCGGAGTCCCGCACGACCATGGAGTGGCTCGCCCGGATCGCAGTCGCCATCGTCGCCGTGCTGCATCTCGGCTTTCTGGTGCTGGAGATATTCCTGTGGAAACGCCCGGTCGGGCGGCGCATTTTCGGGCTGTCGCGTGAGGTCACCGATGGCGCCGCGGCACTCGCCGCGAACCAGGGTCTCTACAACGGTTTCCTCGCCGCCGGGCTCGTCTGGGGCCTGCTCGATGCACGCGCCGGTACGCCGGTGCTCGTGTTCTTTCTCGCATGCGTCATTATCGCGGGCATCTTCGGCGCCCTGACCGCGAAGCAGAGCATCCTGTGGATTCAGGCGCTGCCGGGTGCAATCGCACTCGCGCTGGTGCTGGCGACCGCAATGCGCTGACGAACCCGCGCAACCGGCTGTTGAAACGAGAACTTCAACGGCCTGCCAGGCAGCTGGCGACGGTATCGGCGATCCCTTCCAGCAGTCGGGCGTAGAGCTGCGCACCGGGCTCGATGTCGTATCCCAGCGGGTCGAGTTCGGCGCGGTGTACTTCGAGCCCGGCGGTCAGCCGTTCGGCGATGCGCGGCGCAAACTGCGGCTCGGTGAACAGACAGCGCGCGCCGTCGGACTCGAACAGCCTGCGCAGTTCGGCGAGGTGCCCGGCGGTTGGCGGGCGATCGGCATCCAGCGTCACGCTGGCGGCAACGGCAAGCCCATAGCGCGCGGCAAAGTAGGCAAAGGCGTCGTGAAAGGTCACGAACGGCCGCCCACGCAGCGGCTCGAGCCGGGTGCGCACACGCGCATCGAGCGCCGCGAGTTCCTGTTCAACACGCTCGGCATTCGCCCGGTACGCGGCAGCGTGCACCGGATCGCGCCGGGCGAATTGGTCGGCCAGCACGCGAGCCAGCGCGGCCATGTTCGCAGGGTCGAGCCAGGCGTGCGGATCCACCTCGGCGGCGGAATCCCCGGCGCGACGCAGCGAGACGCCTTCGGTTTCGAGCAAGGCCACGGCGGTCTGGCCCGGATGCCGCGCGATACTGCCCGCGAGCGCCGTTTCCAGCGCCGGCCCGACCCAGACCACGACATCGGCGGCATCCAGCGCGCGCGCCTGCGATGGCTTGAGTTGCAGGTGGTGCGGCGAAACGGCACCCGGCAGCAGCAAGCTCACGGACGTGCTTTCGCCGGCCACGGCCACGGCGATCGAGTGCAGCGGTCGAATCGTTGCGACGACCTGGATTGGTGGCTCCGCAGCGGCCGCGCCTACCAGTGCAAGAATCAGGGGAACGACCCAGACACGCGACATCAACGGGAGCCTCTTCATGGTGTGTACTGGCCTGGCCGCTGCATGCGCCCCCGGCCCCGGGTTACCATCGGCGGCTACGATACCGCATGTTCATTCTGCGGCATGACCGCCCCGCTCCAACACCTGAGCCTACGTCACCCCTTCGAACCCATGTTTGATTCAAGAACCCTGCTGATCACCGGTGGCACCGGGTCGTTCGGTAACGCCGTTGTCCGACGATTTCTCGGTTCGAACCTGCGCGAGATTCGCATCCTGAGCCGAGACGAAAAGAAACAGGATGACATGCGCAAGCTCTACGACAGCCCCAGGCTGAAATTTCACCTGGGCGATGTGCGCGATTACCAGTCGGTCCTGAATGTTACACGTGGGGTTGATTTCATCTTTCATGCAGCCGCGCTCAAGCAGGTGCCGTCCTGCGAGTTTCATCCGCTGGAGGCGGTCAAGACCAACGTACTGGGCACGGAAAACGTGCTCGAGGCCGCGATCAATTGCGGCGTCAGCCGCGTGATCTGTCTCAGCACCGACAAGGCCGTCTACCCGATCAACGCCATGGGCATCACCAAGGCCATGATGGAGAAGGTCGCCGTCGCAAAGTCCCGATCCAGCGGTGACACCGTCATCACGGTGACCCGCTACGGCAACGTCATGGCCTCACGTGGCTCGGTGATCCCCCTGTTTACGAACCAGATTCGCGCAGGACAAGCACTGACCATCACCGATCCTGCGATGACCCGTTTCATGATGACGCTGGACGACGCGGTGGACCTGGTTCTGTTTGCGTTCGAGCACGGCAACCCGGGCGAGATTTTCGTACAGAAGGCGCCCGCCGCCACCATCGAAACGCTTGCCAGGGCACTTACCCGGCTGCTTGATGTGCCTGAACACGCCATCAACATCATCGGCACTCGCCACGGCGAAAAGCTGTTCGAGGTGCTGCTCAGCCGCGAGGAAATGGTGTCGGCGCAGGATCTCGGCAACTACTTTCGCATCCCGCCTGACCTGCGCGACCTGAACTACGGAAAATTCGTCGAACAGGGGGAAGTCACCATCTCCGAGTCAGTCGAATACACCTCTCACAACACCACCCGCCTGGACGTACCCGGCATGCAGGCATTGCTGATGAAGCTGCGTTTTATCGAGGCCGCGGTACGCGGCGAGTATGTGGAGCCCGAGGAGTGATCCTGACCCGTTGCGGCCAACGACACCGGGACCGGTCGGAGCCAGGTTCTGTCTCCACGCACGCAGTCCGTGCAAGCACGCAAAGTCGCAGCCTGAAACGTGTCGCAGCACCCTGATCCATCATGAAGAAACTCAGAATCATCACCGTGGTTGGCACCCGCCCGGAGATCATCCGGCTGTCACGCGTGATCGCCCTGCTGGATCGACATTGCGATCATGTCCTCGTGCACACAGGGCAAAACTTCGACTACGAACTCAACCAGGTATTCTTTGACGATCTGGAGATTCGCAAGCCGGACTTCTTTCTGAACAGCACGGAAGGAAGCACGGGAGCGGCCAACACGATCGGCAACGTGATCACCGCCATCGACAGGGTTCTGGAGCAGGTCAAACCCGAGGCGATGCTGGTACTGGGCGACACGAACAGTTGTCTGGCGGTCATACCGGCGAAGCGCCGCAAGGTCCCGATTTTCCACATGGAGGCCGGAAACCGCTGCTTCGATCAGCGCGTTCCGGAAGAAACCAACCGGCGCATCGTGGACCACACCGCGGATGTCAACCTGACCTACAGCTCGATCGCGCGGGAAAATCTGCTGCGCGAAGGGCTGCCAGCGGACCAGATCATCAGGACCGGCAGCCCGATGTACGAAGTGCTGCACCACTACATGCCGCGGATCACGGCATCCGACGCGCTCCGGCGCCTCGCCGTTGAGCGGCACCAGTACTTCGTCGTGAGCGCGCACCGCGAGGAAAACGTCGATTCGGATCACGGTCTGGAGAAGCTGGCGAGCATCCTGAATGCGCTCGCCGACGACCACGCCCTGCCGGTGCTGGTGTCAACACATCCGCGCACCCGCAGGCGCATCGACGAGGCCGGCGTGCAATTTCATGCGCAGGTGCGCCTGATGAAGCCACTGGGCTTTCTGGACTATGTTCAGCTCCAGATCCACGCGAGAGCAGTTCTGTCGGACAGCGGGACGATCAGCGAAGAGTCGTCGATCCTGAATTTTCCGGCATTGAACCTTCGAGAGGCACACGAGCGACCCGAAGCCATGGAGGAAGCCGCGGTCATGATGGTCGGGCTCGATGTCGATCGGGTACGCCAGGGCCTGTCCATTCTGGAAACCCAGCCGCGTGGCGACGGACGCGGGCTGCGACTGGTTGCCGACTACGGCATGCCGAACGTCAGCGAAAAGGTGTTGCGCATCGTGCACAGTTACACCGACTACGTGAAGCGCGTGGTCTGGAGGAAATACTGAGTCGGCTGCGATGCGCATCGCGTTGATCGCCGACACCTACCCGCCGCTGCGCACCTCCGGTGCGGTGCAACTGCGCGACCTTTCCAGGGAACTGGTGCGACAAGGTCACGAAGCGACCGTCATGCTCCCGGCCCCGGGCCAATCCGCGCGCTGGACCGTCGAACACATCGATGGCGTCCGTGTCGTTCGGCTGCGGGCACCAAGAACCAAGGACATCGGCTACGTCCGCCGCACGCTGGCCGAATTCCGGATGCCGTTCGCGATGCTGCGAAGCCTGCGTGCCAGCCCTGTCGCAGATGAGCGCTGGGATGGGGTCGTGTGGTACGCACCATCGATCTTCCATGGCCCCATGGCGAGTGCGCTGAAGAAATCCAGCGGGTGCAAAGGCTACCTGATCATTCGCGATATCTTTCCGGAATGGGCGGTCGACATGGGTCTCATGGGGCGGGGGCTTCCCTACCGGCTGCTGAGCACCGTAGCCCGCTACCAGTACTCGGTCGCCGACGTGATCGGCGTCCAGACGGCGGGCAACCGGCGCTATTTTGCAGACTGGATGCGCAGCCCGGGGCGAACACTGGAGGTTTTGCAGAACTGGCTGGACCAGCCAGCGCAGCTGCGCTGTCGCATCCGGATCGATGAAACCGCACTGGCCGGACGAAGGATCTTTGTATATGCGGGCAACATGGGCGTTGCGCAGGGGATGGACATCCTCGTCGATCTCGCGGAGCGGATGCGCCTGCGTCCGGACGTCGGATTCGTGTTCGTCGGCCGCGGCAGCGATGGCGCGCGCCTGAAACGCGTCTGCCGTGACCGGGATCTCGACAACGCCCTGTTCTTCGACGAAATCGACCCCGACGAGATTCCCGACCTGTACCGACAGTGCAGCGCCGGCCTGGTCGCGCTGGACCCCCGCCACCGGTCGCACAACATCCCCGGGAAGTTCCTGACCTATATGCAAAGCGGACTTCCGGTGCTGGCCAGCCTCAATGCCGGAAACGACCTGGCTGAAGTCATCCGCACGGAGCAGGTCGGACAGGTCTGCGAGACCCATCGCATCGACGATCTGCTTGCCTTTGCCGACCGGCTGCTCGAGCAGATCGAGACCGACGGGTCGCTACCGGACCGATGCCGGGCGCTGTTCGAGCGGGAGTTCTCGGTCACCCGGGCCGCGGCACAGGTCGTTGCGGCTCTGTCGGCCTAGTGTCCTGTCCCGCAGTGATCTGTCATTCCTGAGGGTTCCTACGGTTCGAGGGCAAGGCGCGTCGTGAAGGCGACGGTCATTCCATTGGCAAGCGGCGCAACACAGTCCTCGAACCGTAGAAGCCGTCCCTGCGGTCGCGGCGCCCGCACGGCTCCAGAACGGCCCACAGGAAGGGCGAGGGCAAAAACTTCGCCGATATAATGACCAGTGCGACGCCGAACTCGCGAGACCCTTTTTCGGCCTGCCATTCCGGGTAATACTGCGTTGCAATGCCTGCGCGTCTGCCCGGCTCCGACTGGTTTCCCCGTTGATCCCGACCCAGCCATGCCTGCCGCCCGCACACACCAAAGCCCCCCACTGTCCACTGCGCGATGGCCGATCAATTTCTGATCGAGGCGCGCGGCGTGCGGCTGAGCCGCGCGGGCCGACGCATTCTCGACGGCGTGAGTCTGGCCGTGCCGCGGCGGCGCATCGTCACGGTGATCGGCCCGAACGGTGCGGGCAAGACCATGCTCGCGCGCGTGCTGCTCGGGCTGACGCCGCCCGACGCGGGCAAAGTACATCGCGCCGCGGGTGTGCGCATCGGCTACGTCCCCCAGCGGCTCACCGCCGAACCGCTGCTGCCGCTGACCGTCGCACGATTCCTGACCCTGACGATGCGTGCCGATCGTGATACCTGTGTCGCCGCGCTCGCTCGCGTCGACGTCGACGATCTGATCGACGCCGACCTCTACCGCATCTCCGGCGGCGAACTGCAACGCGTGCTGCTCGCCCGCGCGCTGCTCCGGCGCCCCGACCTGCTGGTGCTCGACGAACCGGCGCAGGGGGTCGATCTGACCGGACAGCTGGAGATGTACGAACTGATCGCCGCGCTGCGCGATGAACTCGGCTGTGGCGTGTTGCTGATCTCCCACGACCTGCATCTGGTCATGGCCAAGACCGACGAGGTCGTGTGCCTGAACTCGCATGTTTGCTGTACCGGACACCCGGAAGCCGTGAGCCGTCATCCGGAATATCTCGCGCTGTTTGGCGAGCCGGCGCCGGCCGCGCTGGCCGTCTACCGGCATCACCACGACCACCAGCACGACGTGCACGGACGCGTCGTGGAGGACGGCCATGACTGAGTTCTGGGTCTGGCCGCTGGCTGCCGCACTGACCGTCGCACTGGTCGCCGGGCCACTGGGCTGTTTCGTCGTCTGGCGCCGCATGGCCTATTTCGGCGACGCGCTGGCGCACTCCGCGCTGCTGGGCGTGACGTTGGGTTTTGCGATCGGGCTGGCGCCGACCGCGGGCGTCGCGCTGGTCATGATCGCCGTTGCCGCCCTGCTGGTGTGGCTGCAGGAACACACGGCGTTCGCCTCCGACACCCTGCTCGGCATCCTCGCGCATCTGGCGCTCGCGCTCGGCATCGTGCTGGCGAGTCGCGAGACCAACCTGCGCGTGGACCTGCTCGGCTACCTGTTCGGCGATGTGCTCGCGGTCGGACCGGCCGACTTCGCAGGGATCGCCGCGATCACGATCACGGTGGGGATTGCGCTGGCGCTGGCCTGGCGCGGACTGCTCGCGTCCGTCGTGCACGGCGAACTCGCCGCCGTAGAGGGTGTGCGCGTGGTGGCGCTGCGCTGGCTGTTCGTGATGCTGATCGCCGCGCTCGTGGCCGTGGCCATGCGGGTGGTCGGCATGTTGCTGATCACCGCGCTGCTGATTCTGCCCGGGTCGGCGGCGCGCGCGCTGGCGCGCACCCCGGAAGGCATGGCGCTGATTGCGGCCGGCGTCGGCGTGGTCTCGGTGCTGGGCGGGCTTGCCGCCTCCTTCGCGTTCGACTGGCCCAGCGGACCGACGATCGTGCTCGCGGCCGGCGTCGTGTTCGTTGTCATGCAGCTTGCCGGCGCCCTGCGTTCACGCGCCGCTCAGGGCTCATGAATCGTCACGCGGGCGCGCCCAACGACAGCGCACACCCGGCGCTGCCCGCGCTTCTGCAATCGTCCGATGCGCTGCGCGCCGGATTCATCGACGGGCTGGAGCGGCTGCTGGCACGCGACAGCCTCGGCGCCCTGATCCTCGTGCACGCGAACGCGGCGATCGACCCCGGGCTGTGGCCTGACTTTGAGCCGCGGCTCGCCGAACGTCGCGATGCAGCGCTGGCCGCGGAGGCCGCCGGTGCGGCATGGCCCGGGTCGGCCGATGATCGCGCCGTGTTCAGCACCCTGAGCAGGCAGGCCAGCGAATTCGCCGTCTGTCAGCGGACGCGCGAATGCGGTCCCTGGCGAATCTGCGTCAACCCCATGCGCGCCCTGCGCCCGGCCCGCGCGGCCGAACAGCCGGTCCATCAGCTGCGCGCGCCGTTCAACCCGGACGGCTTTCACTTCGCGCGGCCGTTTTTGCAACCGGAAATCCTCTGGCAGGGCGTTCTCGCGGGACGCGAAACGGGCCTGCTCTACAACAAGTTTCCGTTTGTACCGCTGCATGGCCTGCTGGTGCCGACGCCCACGGCCGGACGCGAGCAGTTTCTGCGCGAAGACGATCTCGGCTGGCTGGTCACGCTTGCCGGCACGCTCGCCGTCCGCATTCCGGGATTCGGCATCGCCTATAACGCCTACGGCGCCTCGGCGTCGGTCAATCAGCTGCACTTGCAGACCTTCGCCAGCGACGCCGCGCTGGCCATTGAGTCGCCGACCTGGCGACACAACGGCGGTGCCGATGCGTATCCGGTTCGGGTAGAGACATTTGTCGACGCCGACACCGCATGGAGCGCCATCGAGGCACTGCACGCGCGTGAGCGGCCCTACCATCTGGTGTTGCGGAACGCGCGGATTTATCTCATCGAACGCGCGTTCCAGGGCCGGTTCGAAGCGCCGGTGTGGAGCAGCGGACTGGCCTGGCACGAGTTTGCCGGCGGATTTACCACCGAGTCCGCAACCGCCTTTGCAGCGATGCAGCCCGCTGAACTCTACGAGGCGCTCGAGGCCGCGCGCTGAAGCCGCTATCAGGCCAGACCAAGCACGGCCAGGTCTTCCAGCCAGGCATCGAGCAGCACACGCTCGCCGGATTCGATCCAGCCGTTCGAGATCATGCCCTCGTAGGCGAGCCGAAGATTCCGGCCCATGCCGGCGGCCGAGCCGGAGAGCCGGAGTTCATCGAGCATCGCGCCGATTGCGGCGTTATGCAGATAGCCCGGGATCTCGTCGGCGAAGTCACGCATCAGGTCGTGTTCATTGCGCGCCTGCTCCACGGTCGCGGCATGAAACAGCACGCTCCAGTCACGCGCCCAGGCCAACCGCTGCGCGATGAATCCACGCCAGATATCCGTCATACGAAACGAACACAATGCCGGCAGGTACATGAGCGCAAACGCGTCGCGAAACCAGGTCGTGTTCTGCGAATTGAACGGACAGAAGGCGCGGTCACCGAGCGCAACCGGCGTCGCCTGTTCAAAACGCACCGGCAACGGCCGGGTCAGGCGATAGATCGCGTCAACGTCGGGATTGTCATCGGCTAGGCCCTGCTGGATCGGGCAGTCGAGCTCTGAGTCGGGTTCCGGATCCGGGACACCGGCATTTACCGACGCAAGCGGCAGCCCGCGCGGCCAGATCGCGGCCTGAGTGAAATAGCGATACACATTGACCCAGCCAGCGCGGGCGACCCGACGCGCGCGCCGGCCGCGCGTGCGTGGCGCCCAGAACGCCGGCAGCGGAAGATTGTCGTCATCGGTCTCGATGATGCATTCGGCACCTTCGCGCATCGCCAGCAGATAGCCGATGTTCTTGCGCGCGTAATGACGTTCCGGGCAGGCCAGCGCGGTCGCCAGCCCCGTTGCTCGCTGCCGTTCGAGATCGTAGTAGTCCGCGCCGTCGAGCCTGAAATCGGGCGGGCTCGATCGATCACCGATCACGATCATGTGGATGTCGTGCGCCCGGCAA
Coding sequences:
- a CDS encoding DUF1304 domain-containing protein, which produces MEWLARIAVAIVAVLHLGFLVLEIFLWKRPVGRRIFGLSREVTDGAAALAANQGLYNGFLAAGLVWGLLDARAGTPVLVFFLACVIIAGIFGALTAKQSILWIQALPGAIALALVLATAMR
- the aroG gene encoding 3-deoxy-7-phosphoheptulonate synthase AroG, whose protein sequence is MRYQTDDVRIVSLKEVVPPETLHAEFPVSDEAATLIHDTRERIHRILHGEDDRMLVIVGPCSIHDPVAAIDYAKRLKRVRDRLAGDLEIVMRVYFEKPRTTVGWKGLINDPDLDESFHINLGLQLARKLLSDLNRMGMPAATEFLDLITPQYVADLISWGAIGARTTESQVHRELASGLSCPVGFKNGTDGGLRVAIDAIGAASRPHVFLSLTKQGHSAIFSTTGNTDCHIILRGGARGPNHDAASVNDAATQLEAAGLDPILMIDFSHANSQKDPKRQVDVGADVAAQVASGDGRIIGAMIESHLVGGRQDVVPGQDLCYGQSITDACLAWDATEPLLESLAAAVRARRGSAQRAAG
- the znuC gene encoding zinc ABC transporter ATP-binding protein ZnuC, with protein sequence MADQFLIEARGVRLSRAGRRILDGVSLAVPRRRIVTVIGPNGAGKTMLARVLLGLTPPDAGKVHRAAGVRIGYVPQRLTAEPLLPLTVARFLTLTMRADRDTCVAALARVDVDDLIDADLYRISGGELQRVLLARALLRRPDLLVLDEPAQGVDLTGQLEMYELIAALRDELGCGVLLISHDLHLVMAKTDEVVCLNSHVCCTGHPEAVSRHPEYLALFGEPAPAALAVYRHHHDHQHDVHGRVVEDGHD
- a CDS encoding metal ABC transporter permease: MTEFWVWPLAAALTVALVAGPLGCFVVWRRMAYFGDALAHSALLGVTLGFAIGLAPTAGVALVMIAVAALLVWLQEHTAFASDTLLGILAHLALALGIVLASRETNLRVDLLGYLFGDVLAVGPADFAGIAAITITVGIALALAWRGLLASVVHGELAAVEGVRVVALRWLFVMLIAALVAVAMRVVGMLLITALLILPGSAARALARTPEGMALIAAGVGVVSVLGGLAASFAFDWPSGPTIVLAAGVVFVVMQLAGALRSRAAQGS
- a CDS encoding DUF288 domain-containing protein, producing MKTALVVTTIGAPNEAMRRLAAGCRAHDIHMIVIGDRSSPPDFRLDGADYYDLERQRATGLATALACPERHYARKNIGYLLAMREGAECIIETDDDNLPLPAFWAPRTRGRRARRVARAGWVNVYRYFTQAAIWPRGLPLASVNAGVPDPEPDSELDCPIQQGLADDNPDVDAIYRLTRPLPVRFEQATPVALGDRAFCPFNSQNTTWFRDAFALMYLPALCSFRMTDIWRGFIAQRLAWARDWSVLFHAATVEQARNEHDLMRDFADEIPGYLHNAAIGAMLDELRLSGSAAGMGRNLRLAYEGMISNGWIESGERVLLDAWLEDLAVLGLA
- the wecB gene encoding UDP-N-acetylglucosamine 2-epimerase (non-hydrolyzing), which translates into the protein MTVVGTRPEIIRLSRVIALLDRHCDHVLVHTGQNFDYELNQVFFDDLEIRKPDFFLNSTEGSTGAANTIGNVITAIDRVLEQVKPEAMLVLGDTNSCLAVIPAKRRKVPIFHMEAGNRCFDQRVPEETNRRIVDHTADVNLTYSSIARENLLREGLPADQIIRTGSPMYEVLHHYMPRITASDALRRLAVERHQYFVVSAHREENVDSDHGLEKLASILNALADDHALPVLVSTHPRTRRRIDEAGVQFHAQVRLMKPLGFLDYVQLQIHARAVLSDSGTISEESSILNFPALNLREAHERPEAMEEAAVMMVGLDVDRVRQGLSILETQPRGDGRGLRLVADYGMPNVSEKVLRIVHSYTDYVKRVVWRKY
- a CDS encoding polysaccharide biosynthesis protein, whose amino-acid sequence is MFDSRTLLITGGTGSFGNAVVRRFLGSNLREIRILSRDEKKQDDMRKLYDSPRLKFHLGDVRDYQSVLNVTRGVDFIFHAAALKQVPSCEFHPLEAVKTNVLGTENVLEAAINCGVSRVICLSTDKAVYPINAMGITKAMMEKVAVAKSRSSGDTVITVTRYGNVMASRGSVIPLFTNQIRAGQALTITDPAMTRFMMTLDDAVDLVLFAFEHGNPGEIFVQKAPAATIETLARALTRLLDVPEHAINIIGTRHGEKLFEVLLSREEMVSAQDLGNYFRIPPDLRDLNYGKFVEQGEVTISESVEYTSHNTTRLDVPGMQALLMKLRFIEAAVRGEYVEPEE
- a CDS encoding glycosyltransferase family 4 protein; its protein translation is MRIALIADTYPPLRTSGAVQLRDLSRELVRQGHEATVMLPAPGQSARWTVEHIDGVRVVRLRAPRTKDIGYVRRTLAEFRMPFAMLRSLRASPVADERWDGVVWYAPSIFHGPMASALKKSSGCKGYLIIRDIFPEWAVDMGLMGRGLPYRLLSTVARYQYSVADVIGVQTAGNRRYFADWMRSPGRTLEVLQNWLDQPAQLRCRIRIDETALAGRRIFVYAGNMGVAQGMDILVDLAERMRLRPDVGFVFVGRGSDGARLKRVCRDRDLDNALFFDEIDPDEIPDLYRQCSAGLVALDPRHRSHNIPGKFLTYMQSGLPVLASLNAGNDLAEVIRTEQVGQVCETHRIDDLLAFADRLLEQIETDGSLPDRCRALFEREFSVTRAAAQVVAALSA
- a CDS encoding zinc ABC transporter substrate-binding protein, which produces MKRLPLMSRVWVVPLILALVGAAAAEPPIQVVATIRPLHSIAVAVAGESTSVSLLLPGAVSPHHLQLKPSQARALDAADVVVWVGPALETALAGSIARHPGQTAVALLETEGVSLRRAGDSAAEVDPHAWLDPANMAALARVLADQFARRDPVHAAAYRANAERVEQELAALDARVRTRLEPLRGRPFVTFHDAFAYFAARYGLAVAASVTLDADRPPTAGHLAELRRLFESDGARCLFTEPQFAPRIAERLTAGLEVHRAELDPLGYDIEPGAQLYARLLEGIADTVASCLAGR